One region of Pseudomonas sp. B21-040 genomic DNA includes:
- a CDS encoding S9 family peptidase codes for MTARSETIQIDIDDEQMSGTFLSPKSKVPGVLFVHGWGGSQERDLERAKGIAGLGCVCLTFDLRGHTGGTGIPLTRVTREDNLRDLLAAYDRLLAHPALDTSAIAVVGTSYGGYLAAILTSLRPVRWLALRVPALYRDDQWHTPKRDLDKTDLRDYRGTLIRADSNRALHACSQFTGDVLLVESETDDYVPHATIMSYRAACQQTHSLTHRIIDGADHALSEPVSQQAYTSILVDWITEMVVGERLSIIQSR; via the coding sequence ATGACGGCTAGAAGCGAAACCATTCAGATCGACATCGACGATGAACAGATGAGCGGGACTTTTCTGAGCCCCAAGTCGAAGGTTCCCGGCGTGCTGTTTGTGCACGGTTGGGGCGGCAGCCAGGAACGGGACCTGGAACGGGCCAAAGGCATCGCGGGCCTGGGGTGTGTGTGCCTGACGTTCGACTTGCGCGGCCACACCGGGGGCACCGGTATTCCGCTGACGCGCGTCACCCGCGAAGACAACTTGCGCGACCTGTTGGCGGCGTATGACCGCCTGCTCGCGCACCCGGCGCTCGATACGTCGGCCATCGCTGTGGTGGGTACCAGTTATGGCGGTTACCTGGCTGCGATCCTGACGTCGTTGCGACCGGTGCGCTGGCTGGCGCTACGGGTGCCGGCGCTGTATCGCGACGATCAATGGCACACGCCCAAACGTGACCTGGACAAGACCGACCTGCGTGATTATCGCGGCACCCTGATTCGCGCCGACAGCAACCGCGCGCTGCATGCCTGTTCGCAATTCACCGGTGATGTGCTGCTGGTGGAGTCCGAGACGGACGACTATGTGCCGCACGCGACCATCATGAGTTACCGCGCGGCCTGTCAGCAGACTCATTCGCTGACCCACCGGATTATCGACGGCGCCGATCACGCCTTGAGCGAGCCCGTTTCACAGCAGGCGTACACCTCGATCCTGGTGGACTGGATTACCGAAATGGTGGTGGGCGAACGGTTGAGCATTATTCAGTCCCGCTGA
- a CDS encoding lysylphosphatidylglycerol synthase domain-containing protein has product MSHAEAHSGSHTEHPGKSRWSRWKRPLTMLFFLALIVLLTMLAERLEWDEVFNTLADFKVRTLVIASGLTLLSFLVYASFDLIGRTYIRQDLTWKQILPVGIISYAFNLNLSAWVGGIAMRYRLYSRLGVSKGNIAKILGLSLATNWFGYMVIAGAVFSSGLVRMPPGWKLSSGALQGVGVLLLIVSAGYLAACRFSKRREWAIRGIEIDLPSLRMAVLQLALGALNWSLMAAVIFTLLPSKLDYPLVLGVLLISAIAGVITHIPAGLGVLEAVFVALLQHEVSRGSLVAGLLAYRAIYFILPLLITLVMYLLVEAKAKSLRISKKPS; this is encoded by the coding sequence ATGAGCCACGCTGAAGCGCATTCGGGCAGTCACACCGAGCACCCCGGCAAGTCTCGCTGGAGCCGCTGGAAACGGCCGTTGACGATGTTGTTTTTCCTGGCGCTGATTGTCTTGTTGACGATGCTGGCCGAGCGCCTCGAATGGGACGAAGTGTTCAACACCCTGGCCGATTTCAAGGTGCGAACGCTGGTCATCGCTTCAGGACTGACGCTGCTGAGTTTTCTGGTGTATGCCAGTTTCGACCTGATCGGGCGAACCTACATTCGCCAGGACCTGACGTGGAAACAGATCCTGCCGGTGGGGATCATCAGCTATGCCTTCAACCTCAATCTGAGTGCATGGGTGGGTGGCATCGCCATGCGCTATCGCTTGTATTCACGGTTGGGCGTGAGCAAGGGCAACATCGCGAAAATCCTCGGCTTGAGCCTGGCGACCAACTGGTTCGGTTACATGGTCATTGCCGGCGCGGTGTTCAGCAGTGGGCTGGTGCGCATGCCGCCCGGCTGGAAACTGAGCAGTGGCGCATTACAAGGCGTAGGCGTGTTGTTGCTGATTGTGAGCGCGGGTTATCTGGCGGCCTGCCGGTTTTCCAAGCGGCGTGAATGGGCCATTCGCGGGATAGAAATTGATCTGCCGTCATTGCGCATGGCCGTGCTGCAACTGGCCCTCGGCGCGCTGAACTGGTCGTTGATGGCGGCGGTGATTTTTACCTTGTTGCCGAGCAAGCTCGACTACCCACTGGTGCTGGGTGTGTTGCTGATCAGCGCCATCGCCGGGGTCATCACCCATATTCCAGCAGGGCTTGGCGTGCTGGAGGCGGTGTTTGTGGCGCTGCTGCAACACGAGGTTTCGCGGGGAAGCCTGGTGGCCGGGTTGCTGGCGTACCGGGCGATTTATTTCATCCTGCCGTTGTTGATTACGCTGGTGATGTATTTGCTGGTGGAGGCCAAGGCCAAGTCGTTGCGGATCTCGAAGAAGCCTTCTTGA
- a CDS encoding DUF3182 family protein — MTPTNRRKLVVAHSVHPDAPLHEVETNRALARWLAQILGLKYGGSFDRELHNGRDLYLLPTQTLVGTDAARQVGVKGPQDLWGGYVDHDFICTKAISHGLLNKNAYAPPGWSPLFSERVRSVVLDGLSVFSFDDARPAAEHLLHNGPIRLKPVHACAGRGQEVIESLDQFDEVLARPDASKLFTEGVVLEQDLDNVITHSVGQSFIGNTVLSYCGDQYLTEDAQGEQVYGGSNLLVVPGDYEDLLKLPLPDDVRLAIRQAQVFDRAADEAYPGFYASRRNYDIAQGLDCNGQQRSGVLEQSWRMGGASSAEVAALQSFVNDPGMRAIRVSSVETYIDQPLPADAIEVYRGPAQTSDFLLKYVTVKSYDG, encoded by the coding sequence ATGACCCCAACAAACCGCAGGAAACTGGTGGTCGCCCATTCCGTGCACCCGGATGCACCCTTGCACGAAGTTGAAACCAATCGTGCACTGGCCCGTTGGCTGGCGCAGATTCTGGGCCTCAAGTACGGGGGCAGTTTCGATCGGGAACTGCACAACGGTCGTGACCTGTATCTGCTGCCGACGCAAACCCTGGTCGGCACCGATGCCGCCCGGCAAGTCGGCGTCAAAGGGCCGCAAGATTTGTGGGGCGGTTACGTCGATCACGATTTCATCTGCACCAAAGCCATCAGCCACGGCTTGCTCAATAAAAATGCCTACGCCCCGCCAGGTTGGTCACCGCTGTTTTCCGAGCGCGTGCGCAGCGTGGTGCTGGACGGCCTCAGCGTGTTCTCGTTCGACGATGCGCGGCCCGCCGCCGAACACTTGCTCCACAACGGCCCGATCCGCCTCAAGCCTGTACATGCCTGCGCCGGACGTGGCCAGGAGGTGATCGAAAGCCTCGACCAGTTCGACGAAGTTCTTGCCCGGCCCGATGCCAGCAAGTTGTTCACAGAAGGTGTGGTGCTGGAACAGGATCTGGACAACGTGATCACCCACAGCGTCGGCCAGAGTTTCATCGGCAACACCGTGCTGAGTTACTGCGGTGATCAATACTTGACTGAGGATGCTCAAGGCGAGCAGGTGTATGGCGGTTCCAACCTGTTGGTGGTGCCGGGTGACTACGAGGACTTGCTCAAGCTGCCGTTGCCTGACGATGTGCGGTTGGCGATCCGGCAGGCGCAGGTGTTCGACCGCGCTGCGGACGAGGCCTATCCCGGTTTCTACGCCTCACGGCGCAACTACGACATCGCCCAGGGCCTGGACTGTAACGGCCAACAACGCAGCGGCGTGTTGGAGCAATCCTGGCGCATGGGCGGCGCCAGCAGCGCGGAAGTGGCGGCGTTGCAGAGCTTCGTCAACGATCCGGGGATGCGCGCGATTCGCGTGTCGTCTGTCGAAACCTACATCGATCAGCCGCTGCCTGCGGACGCCATCGAGGTGTATCGCGGGCCAGCGCAAACCAGTGACTTTCTACTCAAGTACGTAACGGTCAAATCCTATGACGGCTAG
- a CDS encoding IS110 family transposase: MTILTSPTVIGIDVAKAEIVAYREDMQTTQHINNDRETLGRWLKALPAQSSIALEATSIYHLDTVELAHEMGHRVYVVDAYRLSHYRESIGQRAKTDPCDARLLARYLSSEQDRLRLWSPPPQAYKVLKSLLHRRAELINVRVGMTLSWSGEPLLKDELARQLKSFKQAEQAIQKLLHKVSKKAGITENIKRCKAIEGIGELTAMGLATAFMRGHFANGDAFIAFLGMDLRAKDSGKKNSPRHLSKKGDTELRRLAHNAAMAACRSATWKPYYESYLVRGLAKTQALVILARKLCRVAFALMKNQSEYQPNLRLQGSPAT; encoded by the coding sequence ATGACAATCCTTACCTCGCCAACGGTAATCGGTATCGATGTAGCCAAGGCCGAAATCGTCGCTTACCGCGAAGACATGCAAACCACTCAACACATCAACAACGACCGAGAGACTCTTGGGCGTTGGCTCAAAGCTCTGCCTGCGCAAAGCTCAATTGCTTTGGAAGCCACCAGCATTTACCACTTGGACACGGTCGAACTGGCCCATGAAATGGGACACCGGGTTTACGTTGTGGATGCTTATCGTCTGAGCCACTACCGCGAAAGCATTGGCCAACGGGCGAAAACCGACCCTTGTGATGCGCGCCTGCTCGCGCGTTACCTGTCTAGCGAGCAGGATCGACTGCGCCTCTGGAGTCCACCTCCGCAGGCCTACAAGGTGTTGAAAAGTCTGCTTCATAGACGCGCAGAGCTTATCAATGTGCGTGTGGGCATGACGCTGAGTTGGTCAGGTGAACCGCTTCTGAAGGATGAATTGGCCCGGCAATTGAAGTCCTTCAAACAAGCGGAGCAAGCCATCCAGAAATTACTGCACAAAGTCAGCAAAAAGGCAGGCATCACCGAAAACATCAAGCGCTGCAAAGCCATTGAGGGGATCGGTGAGCTTACGGCTATGGGCTTGGCGACCGCATTCATGCGCGGTCACTTCGCCAACGGCGATGCATTCATTGCTTTTTTGGGGATGGACTTGCGAGCAAAGGATTCAGGCAAGAAGAACAGCCCTCGCCACCTGTCCAAAAAAGGCGATACGGAGCTGCGGCGCCTGGCTCACAACGCGGCGATGGCGGCTTGTCGGTCTGCCACCTGGAAACCGTACTATGAGTCCTATCTCGTCAGAGGCTTGGCAAAAACCCAAGCCCTGGTGATCCTCGCCCGCAAGCTATGCCGGGTGGCATTCGCTCTCATGAAAAACCAGAGCGAATACCAGCCAAATTTAAGGCTGCAGGGTTCCCCTGCAACATAG
- a CDS encoding GlxA family transcriptional regulator translates to MDAKRAIAELGVLIYPGAQMAAVHGLTDLFDVANRIATEHQSAQLPLLRVSHWRIEGDQAPVRVYDSHPAPDSALVAVLIPPSIASFYAGQVPPALLDWVRQQHAGGATLGGVCVGSILLAESGLLDGRSATTHWTSAKGFAERYPAIKLKADTPIVDDGDLITTAGLMAWSELGLRLVDRLLGPSIATGTARFLVVEHSDSASECGSNFSPILSHGDASILKVQHWLQSTGATDVSLTAMAERAGLEERTFLRRFRAATGLKPTEYCQHLRVGKAREMLEFTNGTIDHIAWTVGYQDPGAFRSTFKKITGLAPSDYRTRFGVSPTAATPR, encoded by the coding sequence ATGGATGCAAAAAGGGCAATCGCCGAGCTGGGCGTGCTGATTTATCCCGGTGCGCAGATGGCGGCGGTGCATGGGCTGACGGATTTGTTCGACGTGGCCAACCGGATCGCCACCGAGCATCAGTCTGCGCAGTTGCCGCTGCTGCGAGTCAGCCATTGGCGGATAGAGGGCGATCAGGCGCCCGTTCGGGTCTACGACAGTCATCCCGCGCCGGACTCGGCCTTGGTGGCTGTGTTGATCCCGCCGTCGATTGCCAGTTTTTACGCAGGCCAGGTGCCGCCGGCATTGCTCGACTGGGTTCGCCAGCAACACGCGGGCGGCGCGACGCTCGGAGGCGTCTGCGTAGGCTCCATTCTATTGGCCGAAAGCGGCCTGCTCGACGGCCGCAGCGCCACCACGCACTGGACCTCGGCCAAAGGCTTCGCGGAGCGTTACCCAGCGATCAAACTCAAGGCTGACACGCCCATCGTCGATGACGGCGACCTGATTACCACGGCCGGACTGATGGCCTGGTCCGAGTTGGGGTTGCGCCTGGTCGACCGTTTGCTGGGGCCGAGTATTGCGACCGGCACGGCGCGGTTTCTGGTGGTGGAACACAGCGACAGTGCCAGCGAATGCGGGAGCAACTTTTCACCGATTCTCAGTCATGGCGATGCGTCGATTCTCAAGGTCCAGCATTGGCTGCAAAGCACCGGCGCGACCGATGTGTCACTGACGGCCATGGCTGAGCGGGCGGGACTGGAAGAGCGCACGTTCCTGCGCCGATTCCGCGCAGCCACCGGGCTCAAGCCAACCGAGTATTGCCAGCACCTGCGGGTCGGCAAGGCCCGGGAGATGCTCGAGTTCACCAACGGCACCATCGATCACATCGCCTGGACCGTGGGTTATCAGGACCCCGGTGCGTTTCGCTCGACCTTCAAGAAGATCACCGGGCTGGCGCCGAGCGATTACCGGACACGGTTTGGTGTCTCACCGACGGCAGCAACCCCACGGTAG